The following coding sequences lie in one Streptomyces xiamenensis genomic window:
- the mca gene encoding mycothiol conjugate amidase Mca, with the protein MTKQLRLMAVHAHPDDESSKGAATMAKYVSEGVDVLVVTCTGGERGSILNPKLQGDAYIEENIHEVRAKEMAEAREILGVRQEWLGFVDSGLPEGDPLPPLPEGCFGLQDVEAAAEPLVALIRSFKPHVITTYDENGGYPHPDHIMTHKISMVAYEAAGDPERYPDAGEPWTPLKLYYNQGFNRPRTVALHEALLARGLESPYGEWLERWDEMERVGRTLTTFVPCAEFFPVRDKALIAHATQIDPEGGWFRVPMDVQQEVWPTEDYELAQSRVQTSIPESDLFAGIRDNDRYE; encoded by the coding sequence TTGACCAAGCAGCTGCGGCTCATGGCCGTGCACGCCCACCCCGACGACGAGTCGAGCAAGGGCGCCGCGACGATGGCGAAGTACGTCTCCGAGGGGGTGGACGTCCTCGTCGTCACCTGCACCGGCGGCGAGCGGGGTTCCATCCTCAACCCGAAGCTCCAGGGTGACGCGTACATCGAGGAGAACATTCACGAGGTACGGGCGAAGGAGATGGCCGAGGCCCGGGAGATTCTCGGGGTGCGGCAGGAGTGGCTGGGGTTCGTGGACTCCGGGCTGCCGGAGGGCGATCCGCTGCCGCCGCTGCCCGAGGGGTGCTTCGGGCTCCAGGATGTCGAGGCGGCGGCCGAGCCGCTGGTGGCGCTGATCCGCTCGTTCAAGCCGCACGTGATCACCACGTACGACGAGAACGGCGGTTACCCGCACCCGGACCACATCATGACGCACAAGATCTCGATGGTGGCGTACGAGGCGGCGGGCGACCCGGAGCGCTACCCGGACGCGGGTGAGCCGTGGACGCCGCTGAAGCTGTACTACAACCAGGGCTTCAACCGGCCGCGCACGGTCGCGCTGCACGAGGCGCTGCTGGCGCGCGGGCTGGAGTCGCCGTACGGGGAGTGGCTGGAGCGCTGGGACGAGATGGAGCGGGTGGGGCGCACGCTGACGACGTTCGTGCCCTGCGCGGAGTTCTTCCCGGTGCGGGACAAGGCGCTGATCGCGCACGCCACGCAGATCGACCCGGAGGGCGGCTGGTTCCGGGTGCCGATGGACGTGCAGCAGGAGGTGTGGCCGACGGAGGACTACGAGCTGGCCCAGTCGCGCGTGCAGACCTCCATCCCCGAGTCGGACCTGTTCGCGGGCATCCGCGACAATGACCGGTATGAGTGA
- a CDS encoding tetratricopeptide repeat protein, which translates to MATQLALTQEHRAEIDRLLVRAAEEEVRRSDGRVDGRQLLQRARSTIDEIHRPALEEYAVYRRAEDEFSPGRLSDRFRPQALGGAIAATVAASVAVLILVGGSDLATSVAFFDAVVTIAAGLLGYALYAVFAHQWAIQRHAGDRHQPGGVEALRLEWLTAVEVRGIRPYLDQQRALTPHRESAVPEQRDPRRAPQQQRRPDRSAAARTRSVLTKSFGRLPEPGHPFIGRRRHLTQITQWVNRDRARTDTRPTVVVLHGPSGSGRTMLARWAAHELRELFRGACLVDLRGQSVDPLPTRDAILHLMNRLGAPRDQLLFREGAGREADAGQLRRLAERYHQHLAGLPVVIILDDATDAEQVRTLIPERSDSLVLVTAAEPLDLDPELPASVHQLPLEALDPTSAEELLRANVGLGSPLLEEQADGPAPGAGPGNASEWLRLADLCDGRPLLLQLVASALTHRTPAQLIEALEAATPEGPGEDPAERVLRTRYTDLSEPARRLLRRLALAGRASLGARAAAALLDVGQSEGAQRLEELNQAGFLHNVRGSRYRLHDLVRRFARVRLFDEESHEERSAAQERLIRSYAELADTVIRLVDGKTSTRADLLPAAAGGHGFSSLDSALRWLDDETSFITATLRYADERVDRQAVQHLLGALCDYCLLRGDLYRLGELNELTQAVNQGLLTRSVQWRTGVAARQLGELDKARSTLSSVVTLYQEAQNNAGTARALRDLGITLQHQGQLPEAQSKLREALDLQQARELAGDRGWTLHALAAVERERGRLGSARGMLAEALRLHQGSGSVHGEAWTRFQLGQTLLWAGRIPDAEQELRTALDLYERSQDVRGVAFATTELGLARLHDGDTTSAQEQLRAALAQHRETEDARGEAWSLYYLGQAQEEGGDPESALRSLEQARTMFSRMRDIYGLAWARHHSARVTRDIRAQSTGSLRNSGFARQLLTDARRDFQRAGVTHGEAWSALELAVIDAGNERAGQALELADEALRLFTEGYGDGEPDRRGADWAQFLRCTLLPLASPGGSEIGEAVAQQELSELLEAEHPLRDPRLTDAASSYVLMLERGHGPESGWTAWRMGMVPRRGARDVLGVPA; encoded by the coding sequence ATGGCGACACAACTGGCACTGACCCAGGAGCACCGGGCGGAGATCGACCGGCTCCTGGTGCGGGCCGCGGAAGAAGAGGTGCGGCGCTCCGACGGCCGCGTCGACGGGAGGCAACTGCTCCAACGCGCCCGCAGCACCATCGACGAGATCCACCGGCCGGCCCTGGAGGAGTACGCCGTCTACCGGCGCGCCGAGGACGAGTTCTCCCCGGGCCGGCTGTCCGACCGCTTCCGCCCCCAGGCCCTGGGTGGTGCCATCGCCGCGACCGTCGCCGCCTCGGTCGCCGTCCTCATCCTCGTCGGCGGCAGTGACCTGGCCACCTCCGTGGCCTTCTTCGACGCCGTCGTCACCATCGCCGCCGGGCTCCTCGGCTACGCCCTGTACGCCGTCTTCGCCCACCAGTGGGCCATCCAGCGGCACGCGGGCGACCGGCACCAGCCCGGCGGCGTCGAGGCGCTGCGCCTGGAATGGCTCACCGCCGTCGAGGTACGCGGCATCCGCCCCTACCTCGACCAGCAGCGCGCCCTGACCCCGCACCGCGAGAGCGCCGTCCCCGAACAGCGCGACCCGCGCCGCGCCCCCCAGCAGCAGCGCCGGCCCGACCGCAGCGCCGCCGCCCGCACCCGCTCCGTCCTCACCAAATCCTTCGGCCGGCTGCCCGAACCGGGACACCCCTTCATCGGGCGCCGCCGCCATCTCACCCAGATCACCCAGTGGGTCAACCGCGACCGGGCCCGCACCGACACCCGGCCCACCGTCGTCGTCCTGCACGGACCCTCCGGCTCCGGGCGCACCATGCTCGCCCGCTGGGCCGCCCACGAACTGCGCGAACTCTTCCGCGGCGCCTGCCTGGTCGACCTGCGCGGCCAAAGCGTCGACCCGCTGCCCACCCGCGACGCCATCCTGCACCTCATGAACCGCCTCGGCGCCCCCCGCGACCAGCTGCTCTTCCGCGAGGGCGCCGGCCGCGAGGCCGACGCCGGACAGCTGCGCCGCCTCGCCGAGCGCTACCACCAGCACCTCGCCGGGCTCCCCGTCGTGATCATCCTCGACGACGCCACCGACGCCGAACAGGTGCGCACCCTCATCCCCGAACGCTCCGACTCCCTCGTCCTGGTCACCGCCGCCGAGCCCCTCGACCTCGACCCGGAGCTGCCCGCCTCCGTGCACCAGCTCCCGCTGGAGGCCCTGGACCCCACCAGCGCCGAGGAACTCCTGCGCGCCAATGTCGGCCTGGGGTCCCCCCTGCTCGAAGAGCAGGCGGACGGCCCGGCCCCCGGCGCCGGACCCGGGAACGCGTCCGAGTGGCTGCGCCTGGCCGACCTGTGCGACGGCCGCCCCCTGCTGCTCCAGCTGGTCGCCTCCGCCCTCACCCACCGCACCCCCGCCCAGCTCATCGAGGCCCTGGAGGCCGCCACCCCGGAAGGGCCGGGCGAGGACCCCGCCGAGCGCGTCCTGCGCACCCGCTACACCGACCTCAGCGAGCCGGCCCGCCGCCTGCTGCGCCGCCTCGCGCTGGCCGGCCGTGCCAGCCTCGGCGCCCGCGCCGCCGCCGCCCTGCTCGACGTAGGCCAGTCCGAGGGCGCCCAGCGCCTGGAGGAACTCAACCAGGCCGGGTTCCTCCACAACGTGCGCGGCAGCCGCTACCGCCTCCACGACCTGGTGCGCCGCTTCGCCCGCGTCCGCCTCTTCGACGAGGAGAGCCACGAGGAGCGCTCGGCCGCCCAGGAACGGCTCATCCGCAGCTACGCCGAACTCGCCGACACCGTGATCCGGCTGGTCGACGGCAAGACCTCCACCCGCGCCGACCTGCTGCCCGCCGCCGCCGGCGGCCACGGCTTCAGCTCCCTGGACTCCGCCCTGCGCTGGCTGGACGACGAGACCAGCTTCATCACCGCCACCCTGCGCTACGCCGACGAACGCGTGGACCGGCAGGCCGTCCAGCACCTGCTGGGCGCGCTGTGCGACTACTGCCTGCTGCGCGGCGACCTCTACCGGCTCGGCGAGCTGAACGAACTCACCCAGGCCGTCAACCAGGGCCTGCTCACCCGCTCCGTGCAGTGGCGCACCGGCGTCGCGGCCCGGCAGCTCGGCGAGCTCGACAAGGCCCGCTCCACCCTGTCCTCGGTGGTCACCCTCTACCAGGAGGCCCAGAACAACGCGGGCACCGCCCGCGCGCTGCGCGATCTGGGCATCACCCTCCAGCACCAGGGCCAGCTGCCCGAGGCGCAGAGCAAGCTGCGCGAGGCACTCGACCTCCAGCAGGCGCGCGAACTGGCCGGTGACCGGGGCTGGACCCTCCACGCGCTGGCCGCCGTCGAACGCGAACGCGGCCGGCTCGGCTCCGCCCGCGGCATGCTGGCCGAGGCCCTGCGCCTGCACCAGGGCAGCGGCTCGGTGCACGGCGAGGCGTGGACCAGGTTCCAGCTCGGCCAGACCCTGCTGTGGGCCGGCCGCATCCCCGACGCCGAGCAGGAACTGCGGACCGCGCTCGACCTGTACGAACGCTCCCAGGACGTCCGCGGCGTCGCCTTCGCCACCACCGAGCTCGGGCTGGCCCGGCTCCACGACGGCGACACGACCTCCGCCCAGGAGCAGCTGCGGGCCGCGCTCGCCCAGCACCGCGAGACCGAGGACGCCCGCGGCGAGGCCTGGAGCCTGTACTACCTGGGGCAGGCGCAGGAGGAGGGTGGTGACCCGGAGAGCGCGCTGCGCTCGCTGGAACAGGCGCGCACCATGTTCAGCCGGATGCGGGACATCTACGGGCTGGCCTGGGCCCGGCACCACTCGGCCCGGGTGACCCGCGACATCAGGGCCCAGAGCACCGGCTCGCTGCGCAACTCGGGCTTCGCCCGCCAGCTGCTCACCGACGCCCGGCGCGACTTCCAGCGGGCCGGGGTGACGCACGGCGAGGCGTGGTCGGCGCTGGAACTGGCCGTGATCGACGCGGGCAACGAGCGGGCCGGGCAGGCACTGGAGCTGGCCGACGAGGCGCTGCGGCTGTTCACCGAGGGCTACGGCGACGGGGAGCCGGACCGGCGCGGCGCGGACTGGGCGCAGTTCCTGCGCTGCACGCTGCTGCCGCTCGCCTCACCGGGCGGCTCCGAGATCGGCGAGGCGGTGGCGCAGCAGGAGCTGAGCGAGCTGCTGGAGGCGGAGCATCCGCTGCGCGATCCGCGGCTGACGGACGCGGCCTCCTCGTACGTCCTGATGCTGGAACGCGGTCACGGCCCCGAGTCGGGCTGGACCGCGTGGCGGATGGGCATGGTGCCGCGCCGCGGCGCCCGGGACGTCCTGGGCGTGCCGGCCTGA
- the greA gene encoding transcription elongation factor GreA, which translates to MTQTSDTVTWLTQEAYDQLKTELEYLSGPARIEIARKIEAAREEGDLKENAGYHAAKEEQGKQEARVRQLTQLLESAQVGQAPADTGVVAPGMVVTIAFDGDEDDTMTFLLASREFATSDIETYSPKSPLGSGVNGKKVGQDAQYELPNGSVATVRVLEAKPYQA; encoded by the coding sequence GTGACCCAGACCAGCGACACTGTCACCTGGCTGACCCAGGAGGCGTATGACCAGCTGAAGACGGAGCTGGAGTATCTGTCGGGTCCCGCGCGCATCGAGATCGCCAGGAAGATCGAGGCCGCCCGGGAAGAGGGCGACCTCAAGGAGAACGCCGGTTATCACGCGGCGAAGGAAGAGCAGGGCAAGCAGGAGGCGCGGGTGCGCCAGCTGACCCAGCTGCTGGAAAGCGCGCAGGTCGGACAGGCTCCGGCGGACACCGGCGTGGTCGCCCCCGGCATGGTCGTCACGATCGCCTTCGACGGCGACGAGGACGACACCATGACGTTTCTGCTCGCCTCCCGCGAATTCGCCACCTCGGACATCGAGACGTATTCGCCGAAGTCACCGCTGGGCAGTGGCGTCAATGGCAAGAAGGTGGGACAGGACGCGCAGTACGAGCTGCCGAACGGTTCCGTCGCCACCGTGCGGGTCCTGGAGGCCAAGCCCTATCAGGCGTGA
- a CDS encoding DUF4307 domain-containing protein: MATVRDGVPEGRYGRTGTDADARTDRRLKITGLVLGVLLLAFVGWAGVSYISGQKVTAEVTGFTVTSDTEVSVNIAVRKPASVTGVCTVRSQAADGLEVGRAEFRFEENSDSVHRSVVLRTTELATSAELMGCAEG, from the coding sequence ATGGCTACCGTTCGTGACGGCGTGCCCGAGGGGCGCTACGGCCGGACCGGCACCGACGCCGACGCTCGCACCGACCGGCGGCTGAAGATCACCGGCCTCGTGCTCGGCGTGCTGCTGCTCGCCTTCGTCGGCTGGGCGGGCGTCTCCTACATCTCCGGGCAGAAGGTCACCGCAGAGGTGACCGGATTCACGGTCACCTCCGACACCGAGGTCTCGGTGAATATCGCCGTGCGCAAGCCCGCCTCCGTCACCGGCGTCTGCACCGTGCGCTCGCAGGCCGCCGACGGTCTCGAAGTCGGCCGGGCCGAGTTCCGTTTCGAGGAGAACAGCGACTCGGTGCACCGTTCCGTGGTGCTGAGGACCACCGAACTCGCCACCTCGGCCGAGCTGATGGGCTGCGCCGAGGGCTGA